ggaggtaagtgtaaatgtcagaaacctcagggaggTTTCTGTAATTATCCCTACCAAAAAGCCTCCAAGCCAAAAGCCCAGAAATGCCATTTCACGTTCCCTCCTCATTTCATTTTTACGAACTAGCCCTTCCTTTCCCCGCGTTTCTTCATCGTCCTCCTGGCCAGTTGGCTTTGCTTCATTCTCCTCgaatattctttttcttcaCCTCTCCCACCTGGATCATTTTCTTAAAGTTCCAAATATATCCCCAACTTCAAACCTATATATAACCCTCCAGTCAAAAATTGAATTCGATTCAATCCTCTATGCCATTTTTTCTTCCGTTTAATGCACGAATTCCTTTCCCACTTTCACTGCCTTCTCATATTAGTCATCGAATTTTGATAATCCGACTAGGGTTCCGAATTCGGGGTAAATATTCAATTGGAGTAACACCCAATGATCGTTGAATTGAGGAAACTTGAATTGAATTAACAGAATTCTGTTAAGTTCAATTCGCATTATTTTTCGTTCCGGATTCTTTGGCGGTAGTATCTTGGTGCCAGTAGTATCTGTGGAGATGACATTGCCAATGGATAAATTGTGTTTAGGGTTGATCGATCCACAGGATGATCCACAAAGTTCTGAAATCAAGTAAGCTTTTTTGATAGAATTGTTGAGTATGTATGTTTGTTCATAAATAGCACCTCTGATTTTATGTATTATCCCATGTGTGTGGTGTGAGTGTTTTTGTCAAGTCAGTGCACTAATTTGCGCCAAAGTTAAACTCCAGATGCAGGGCCTAGTcatctttttctccttttgtcGCACTATTTATTTGTATTCTTCAGAGTCTTCTCCCATTGGCCACTTGCGCACCTTTGTAAAGACTTGAGGATATAGGGGATGGCCTATTAGTAAGTTGGTAGCAGTTCAGAAGCTCGTTGGACCATGTTCATTCCCTCACTTCTTAGGCTTCATTATTGAAATTTTAGGAACATTTGATATGTTGACTGCATACTCATCCAAAGCTTTTATTCCCCATAACTGAGTTCTGATCTTTGCTTGGATATTGTAGATTAACATGCTTATTTTGCAATACAACAGCTTAGCATTGTCTTTCGTTTACTTTTGTTAGTATGTGTGTATTTCAAATATTATAGAAAAATAGTTAAGATTTGATTATCCTTTTATGCACAGCGTTATTTATCCAGATTGCCCATTTTCTTGTCTGCTTTTGTTCATCCTTATATAGATGTGCTCTTTATATAGATTATTTCTTTTGTCTCCAGGAAAACATATGTGGTTCTAGTATCGACAGGAAGCTTCAACCCTCCTACATACATGCACATGCGGTGTTTCGGTCAGTATTCTAAAATTTTGGCAATTTATCCAGGCAGATTAAAGTTCTTCTTTCAAATTCATTAGAATCTAGGAATTGGGGATGATCAGCAATTACACCTATATGTGCATAAAGAGTATTAATTTGGTGGCtatgttttataatttttgcataGAATGCATCATATAGCCTGTAttgattaatttcttttaatgcTTAGAGTTGGCAAGAGACGCACTAAATTCAGCTGGGTTTTGCGTAATTGGAGGTTATATGTCACCTGTAAATGATGCTTATAAGAAAAAGGTATAGAATCTATAACTAAGCAATCAAATCATATTGATTTGGGATGTTGGTAGCAGGATTTTTGTATAAATTGATGCTGATCTTTTaaagaatatatatattagaATATTTCTGTCCTTACATAATGAGTTGAACTTTCAAAAGGATAACTGATTACAATCTTAGTAATTATTGCTGGAATTagaaggagaaagaaagtaAATGAAGAATCCTTTTGGACTTTTTAGCATTATAACTCCTTGAGCAGCCACAAATGGCCCAGCTAATACTAATATAATTCTTAAGACCTGTAGCATACATAAGTGACTACTgattataatttctttttcaatgatTTTTGGGGACAAGTTCTAGTCAAATCTTCTATGCATCTTTGTTTTCATGCTCTTAATACACCTCAGTGCTTTTTTACTGTAACttaatattttgtttttctatgATCATCTGAGTGTTTTAGCTAagaattgtttttgttttcattttcatgaTAGGGTCTCATATCTGCTGAACATCGTCTTGCAATGTGCAATTTGGCCTGCAGAAGTTCTGAGTTTGTGAGGGTGGACCCTTGGGAGGTCTCCCCTCTCTCTCTTAAAATTAGCAGTCACATcctttttggacaattattttggACAAGCATGTTCCATTTGTTAATTGAATTATGATTGGAAACTTCATAAACTGTACTTTTGTCTTTTATTGTCCCTTGATGATGTTACAGGCAAATCAGAGTACTTATCAACGGACATTGACAGTTTTGTCCAGAATCAAGAGTGCATTATGTGAGAGTGGCCGGGTATTCAGTGGTGAGTTTTGACATTATATTCAGTTTTCCAGGAATATTTCGTTATTTTCTTGTCATGTATGTTTCCCATGTTGACTAGCTTAAGCTTGGTTATCTTTGAAGGAACTCAAGTTGTCAATAGCTTACCCTAAGCTATAGGTGTAAAGCTTAAAATCTGTATGCCTTTCAATTTTGTGCTCATCAGGATAGAGTTGTATGATTCAGCTTTCGGTCTTTTATCTAGATCAGTGGTCATTTCATTACCAGCACTTAATTGTCTGCAGGTACCCTTAAGGTCATGCTAATATGTGGTTCTGACCTGGTAGAATCATTCAGCACCCCTGGAGTATGGATCCGTGATCAGGTGGGCTTCATATGTTTAGCAATTAAAAACTTCCTCAACAACCAGGAATGGTATCCATTTTGGGTTCCTTAATTTCATTTATTAAGTGGTATCCTTTAAGTATCATTTTGCCATCAGAAGCATGAAATTGAGATTTTATTTTAATCTTAGGGAATAAAAGTCTGATGT
Above is a genomic segment from Coffea eugenioides isolate CCC68of chromosome 5, Ceug_1.0, whole genome shotgun sequence containing:
- the LOC113770728 gene encoding nicotinamide/nicotinic acid mononucleotide adenylyltransferase encodes the protein MTLPMDKLCLGLIDPQDDPQSSEIKKTYVVLVSTGSFNPPTYMHMRCFELARDALNSAGFCVIGGYMSPVNDAYKKKGLISAEHRLAMCNLACRSSEFVRVDPWEANQSTYQRTLTVLSRIKSALCESGRVFSGTLKVMLICGSDLVESFSTPGVWIRDQVEAICRDFGLVCIRRDGQDVEKMINDDDILNNFKYNIKIVDEVVPNGISSTGLRDCISRGLSVKYLTADEIIGYIKQHDLYIM